GCCGCCGGCGGAGACGGCTCCCCAGACGCCCATGGCCTTGGCCCTGCCCTCGCCTTCGCCGAAGCTGGTGGTGACGATCGAGAGCGCGGCGGGCGAGACGAGGGCGGCGCCCAGGCCCTGCAGGCCGCGCGAGGCGAACAACATCCAGCCGGTTTCGGCCAGCCCGCAGCCCAGTGAGGCGACAGCGAAGACGATCAGGCCGAGCACCATCAGCTTGCGGGCGCCGAACAGGTCGGCCATCCGGCCCGCCGTGACCAGGAAGCCGCCGAACGCCAGCGCGTAGGCGGTCCCGACCCACTGGATGTCGGCCGGGCTGATCCCGAGGTCGGGCTGGATCGTGGGCAGTGCCACGGCCACCACGGCCACGTCGAGGATCAGCATGAACTGTGCCAGGCAGAGCACGGCGAGCAGGATGCCCGGACCGCGGCTCGTCGATTGCGTTGAGGTCATCTGTAGTCCTCCGGATTGATCTGTCCTTGCGATGGCCCGAAAGCGACCTTGCGGTACCGGCCCCAGTCGGGCCGGGATCCGTCGAGGTCGGTGAAGCCGTACTCGCCGGCCAGCTGCCATGAGGACAGCACGCGGCCGTTCCACCTGGCCACGTCCGGGTCCGCGGCGAGGGCGGCCACCGCCCTGCCCACGTAGTGGGGCGACTCGGCCATCGCGAAGTGGCGATCCTTGGCGACGGCGTCGCGCCAGTTCTCCTCGGTGACGCCGAAGCCCTCCAGCATGGCCTCCGAGCGGAGAAAGCCAGGGGTGAGCGCGACGGCGGTCAGGCCGTGCTTGCCGAGATCCTCGCCGAGCACCCGGCCCAGCCGCCGCACCCCGGCCTTGACCACGTCGTAGAAGAGCGAGCCGTAGTAGTCGTCGCCGTCGCCGTCGGTGATCTCCACGACGAGCCCGCCGCCCCGCCGTACCATCAGCGGAACCAGGCGGTGCAGGGAGACCAGGTGACTCTGGATGCCGTTGCGCCAGGCGGTCAGGGCGCTCGCCAGGTCGTGCTCCCAGAAGGGCTTGCCCCACTCCACGAGCGGGTCGCCACCCCACACGTCGTTGACCAGGACGTCGAGCCTGCCCCCCACCTCCGACTCCAGCCGCTCGCGCAGCGCGTCCACGTCGGCGGGCTCGGTGAAGTCGCAGCGCACGGGGATGCCGCGCCCGCCGGCCGCCTCGACGAGCTCGGCGGTCTCCTCGATGGTCTCGGGCCGTCTCATGGCGGAGGGCCGGTCGCGCGTGGACCGGCCCGCCGCGTAGACGGTGGCGCCCAGCGCGCCGAGGCTGACCGCGATGCCGCGGCCCGCCCCTCGGGTGGCGCCCGCGACGACGGCGACGAGGTCCGCGTGCGTCACAGCGCCCCCGCCCACAGCCCGAAGGCCAGCCCGGTGGGTTCGGTGAGGCAGGCGAAGGCACCCGATTCCGCGTCGATGAAGGTGGGCGGGATGTCCACCCGCGCACCGAGCCGGGCGGCCAGGTCGACGGAGGCACGCAGGTCGTCCACGTAGGCGTAGACGAGGGTGCCGGGCGGGCCGCCGGGCGCCGAGTCCGTCGCGGTGATCATCCCGATCTCGTCGGCCCCGTTCCACACGGTCACGCCGAAAGACTCGAACGGTTTGAAGTTCCAGCCGAGCAGCGCGCCGAAGAAGGCGGTGGCCGCTTCGAGGTCGGGGGTGCGCAGCTCGAACCAGTCGACACGTCCGGGGATCACGATAGGCCGCCGTAGTGCCGGTGCGAGGCGACGAGGTAGTCGGTGACCAGGGTCTTGGCGTCCGGATCGCTCATGATCGCCAGGATGATCTCCGGCGCCAGGCCGACCGGGTGCTCCAGGCCGTCGTAGAAGCCACGGGCCGCCGCCTGGTAGTGACCTTCGAACAGGGAGGTGTCGGTGTGGGACGGGAGGCGCAGCCCGGCCTCGATGGCCGCGGACACGCCGTGGAAGGCGAACTCCTTCACCGCCTCCTCGACGGTCAGCGACTCGATCGGCCGCCGCTCGGGCGTGAAGTGCGGCAGCGCCTCGGCCAGGCTCGCGCCGCCCAGCAGGTCGTCGACCACGAGCCGGGCGATCTCGGGAGAGCAGTGGAACCCGTCCCTGTAGGTGCCTGCGACCACGGTGAGCCCCGCCACGGAGGTGCGTCCGATCAGGGGGTAACCGTCGACCGCCACGGGCCGGTTGCCGACCAGCCAGCGGCGCACGTCGGAGAAGAACAGCCGCTGGTCGAGCTGCTCGCGGGCGACCTGGACGAGGAACTCGCTCATGCCGACGTCCTGGACGTAGGCGGGCGCGCTGTAGACCAGGTTGGTGGCGCCGATGTACTCCACGCCGTCGCCCTGCGGGACCAGGTGCAGGCCGCAGGAGCCCGAACGGTTGGGCGTGCGGACCACGTGCTGGAAGCCGGGGTGCGCCTGC
This window of the Nonomuraea africana genome carries:
- a CDS encoding SDR family oxidoreductase encodes the protein MTHADLVAVVAGATRGAGRGIAVSLGALGATVYAAGRSTRDRPSAMRRPETIEETAELVEAAGGRGIPVRCDFTEPADVDALRERLESEVGGRLDVLVNDVWGGDPLVEWGKPFWEHDLASALTAWRNGIQSHLVSLHRLVPLMVRRGGGLVVEITDGDGDDYYGSLFYDVVKAGVRRLGRVLGEDLGKHGLTAVALTPGFLRSEAMLEGFGVTEENWRDAVAKDRHFAMAESPHYVGRAVAALAADPDVARWNGRVLSSWQLAGEYGFTDLDGSRPDWGRYRKVAFGPSQGQINPEDYR
- a CDS encoding VOC family protein; its protein translation is MIPGRVDWFELRTPDLEAATAFFGALLGWNFKPFESFGVTVWNGADEIGMITATDSAPGGPPGTLVYAYVDDLRASVDLAARLGARVDIPPTFIDAESGAFACLTEPTGLAFGLWAGAL